Proteins encoded by one window of Molothrus ater isolate BHLD 08-10-18 breed brown headed cowbird chromosome 12, BPBGC_Mater_1.1, whole genome shotgun sequence:
- the LOC118691404 gene encoding LOW QUALITY PROTEIN: fibulin-7-like (The sequence of the model RefSeq protein was modified relative to this genomic sequence to represent the inferred CDS: deleted 2 bases in 2 codons) → MLLIPLPAWLALGILQLPLGSSQECLNQQRALSVVRQMQKLLVAQEAAHLQGTRGLRHQLSILQSHLQRAATKRNEICPQLAVPLNGRMLGRSLRVGHEVHFICDAGFQLVGSETRTCRHNRTWSGTQPFCRSTDDCSSNPCANSGTCVDGNQSYTCLCPPGWSGPSCQSPIYSYWVTLSNTSFSRQPRCAEGRQGSRRCSCDTGFQLQPGGVCQDVDECQLYQSSPQTQICLHDCLNLPGSYRCLCPPGYLLHADRNACEDVNECTGKQHNCSQGDLCINTFGGHRCVRPKCPPPRHNTSYVKTSAFQCERNPCPMDSRACQLAASSISFHYLPLQANRTVPRVLFRMSTTRSLGDSLRFAIAGGHGRGVFAVRRSDRHTGELLLTSPVAGPATLEVEVEMSEFSHKVLLGKHIFKVTAFVSPYVF, encoded by the exons ATGCTCCTCATcccactgccagcctggctggccctgggcatcctgcagctgcccctcGGCAGCTCCCAG GAGTGCCTGAACCAGCAGCGAGCGCTCAGCGTGGTGCGGCAGAtgcagaagctgctggtggcacaggaggCCGCCCACCTGCAGGGCACCCGCGGGCTCCGGCACCAGCTCTCCATCCTGCAGAGCCACCTCCAGAGAGCGGCCACCAAACGCAACG AGAtctgcccacagctggcagtgcccctgAATGGACGGATGCTGGGCCGGAGCCTGCGGGTGGGCCACGAGGTTCACTTCATCTGCGACGCCGGCTTCCAGCTGGTGGGCTCAGAGACACGCACCTGCCGGCACAACCGCACGTGGAGCGGCACCCAACCCTTCTGCAGAA GTACTGATGACTGCTCCAGCAACCCATGTGCCAACAGCGGGACCTGCGTGGATGGCAACCAGAGCTACACGTGCCTCTGCCCCCCAGGCTGGTCAGgccccagctgccagagccccaTCTACTCCT ACTGGGTGACACTGAGCAACACCTCCTTCAGCCGCCAGCCCCGCTGTGCCGAGGGCCGC CAGGGCTCCCGGCGCTGCAGCTGTGACACCGGCTTCCAGCTGCAACCTGGTGGCGTGTGCCAAG ATGTGGATGAATGCCAGCTGTACCAGTCCAGCCCCCAGACGCAGATTTGCCTCCATGACTGCCTCAACCTCCCTGGCTCCTACCGCTGCCTCTGCCCCCCTGGGTATCTGCTCCACGCTGACCGCAATGCCTGTGAGG ATGTGAATGAGTGCACTGGGAAGCAGCACAACTGCAGCCAGGGGGACCTCTGCATCAACACCTTTGGGGGCCACCGCTGCGTGCGCCCCAAGTGCCCTCCACCGCGCCACAACACCAGCTATGTCAAGACCTCTGCCTT CCAGTGCGAGCGGAACccctgccccatggacagcCGAGCCtgccagctggctgccagctccatCTCCTTCCACTACCTGCCGCTCCAGGCCAACCGCACGGTGCCCCGTGTCCTGTTCAGGATGTCCACCACGCGCTCGCTGGGGGACAGCCTGCGCTTCGCCATCGCgggcgggcacggccggggcgTCTTCGCCGTGCGGCGCTCGGACCGGCACAcgggagagctgctgctcaccagcCCCGTGGCA GGGCCGGCCACGCtggaggtggaggtggagaTGAGCGAGTTCTCCCACAAAGTCCTCCTGGGCAAGCACATCTTCAAGGTCACGGCCTTTGTGTCCCCTTATGTGTTTTGA